The sequence TGTGTATGTATGGTTTGCTTGATTTAAAAATGGCAACATGTTGATTAATGACAAACTTTGTTCTGGACGTCTAACAACTACCCGAATtcatgaaaatattgaaaatatttctacagCTTTTGCTCACAGACTGTCGACAAGATAATTGATCAACTGTCGGAGATTAATGAGTTATCACGGAGCTCGATTAAGGGCATTTTAACAGAAGTTTTGGGAATGAAAAGAGTTGCTGCCAAGTTTGTTTCCTTGAGTTCAACGAAAATAGACCTGAACACACAGTCATCTCTGTTAGAAAGTTTTTGGCTAAAAATGGCATGGTTCTGCTGCATCATGCACCTTATTCGCCTCACCTGGCACCGTACTACTTTTCTTATTTCCACGCATTAAAAGGGGTATGAAAAGATACTGATTTGACAACATCGAAGAGGTGAAGAAAATAACGAGGGAGGAGCTgtcagccatttctaaagataagtaccaaaaatgttttgaacagcAGAAACAACAATAGGACAAACATATTACTTGTAATGGAGAGTATTTTGAAAAGAtaaggtttttttgtaaaaaatttgataatatacagggtgattcaaaactaaacggcaatctctcgagagcttattctatagctaaaaacaagtaaaaaagttcatataaccatatgcccggaaacgcttcgttagcgagttacgcctagcgaaagatttcgcccggattttagaacccttggtgaagtcaggccgtataaaaatggtaaaggtagttacaaagatacaaatacgattgttttttatgtttttatatctgacaaatttattaaaattcgtcacagagctgtaaatgcaatactttcagagatatcttacgtaaaacacaagaattggtgcaaagaaataacacatttttgtgtttaacgtaagattacttccaaaaatgttaaataaaggtcatttttttcttaaacagatttgtagaacatttaattctgaaaagttcatgtgaattacttaggaaaaaaattaataataggtattgaaatttagctttatttaaaaataaaacagacgcacaaaaatgcatattcttatctgcataaaatattaactattgtttaggttgtgagtaacagctgatcatttactctagactgaacattaacataaaatgtatttacctttataaaactgtaataatcacctataatagttgctcaaagtgtcctccgttgttagcaatgcacgttttcgcacgacgaatccactcttttctagttTTTCTAGTTctcgtttcataacgtttggagcattcttgatagtttctgccgcctctgtattgcgattacgtaactcctctatggtgttaatccgttttaaataaccaattgacttcatccaaccccataagaaaaagtctgctggcgtgaggtcaggagaacgtggtggcaattttactggtccatttcgaccaatccattgtctaccgtatgtatcatttaaatagtttttcacatcattagaaaaatgtggaggtgctccgtcgtgcataaaccatgcatttattctgttttgaacaggaatatcttccaagagggtaggcaggtttgttcttaaaaaatttaagtacgctactccattaagtcgattagggaggaaaaatggaccaatcaaattatcacccagaacaccaagccatacattgactgaaaatgtatgttgaaaatgcctcgtcgcagtttcatgtgggttgtcgtacgcccaagtatgggtattgcgaaaatttacaattccatttctagtaaaacaggattcatcagtaacgagaatacgccgaagaaaatactgatgtcgtaaacaatttcttcttaaccagcggcagaacatcttccgtttattaagaacttgcggtaataagtcttgaacacgtgttatatggaatgggtacaactgtgcttcatgaagtgtccgccatacgcttgactggcaaatatttaactgacgtgataatcgtctggtgcttgtggttggtgataattctacagcatttattattgcttgttcattattatatttccttgcgctacgttgacgaccagtatctattcgcttcggtttaaagctaccagttttctctaagtcgtctctccacagcttcaaatgttttgcgatcaggtgttcttcgatgtggaaaagtatcacgatattcctgaactgcagctaaaccattcttgttaactttgccgtaaatcagtatcatgtccgtatactcttcaaacgaatacataccatttacattatctgccattatttactaagataattacatacacttttataaaaatatttaataaaatattttaaaaataaatatttaataaaaatattttataaacttgtataaaatatttccaaataatcacaggatctcacaaaatacaatcttcacacgccacaatacaaaaacctccataaaggttattcaaatattacttcatgaacttaattgttgatcagctgatattgccaacctttgcaaagaaaatatgacgataaaaagtgttgaataaatgatcagctgttcctcacaaactaaacaatagttaatattttatgcagataagaatatgcatttttgtgcgtctgttttatttttaaataaagctaaatttcaatacctattattaatttttttcctaagtaattcacatgaatattttcagaattaaatgttctacaaatccgtttaagaaaaaaattacctttatttaacatttatggaagtaatcttacgttaaacacaaaaatgtgttatttctttgcaccaattcttgtgttttacgtaagatatctctaaaagtattgcatttacagctctgggacgaattttaataaatttgtcagatataaaaaacataaaaaacaatcgtatttgtatctttgtaactacctttaccatttttatacggcctgacttcaccaagggttctgaaatccgggcgaaatctttcgctaggcgtaactcgctaacaaagcgtttccgggcatatggttatatgaactttttttacttgtttttagctatagaataagctcccgagagattgccgtttagttttgaatcaccctgtataatagctttttaaaaaataattctttttggtACACCCTCGTAttctaaaacttgtatttaaattatgtatctcACATTCAATTGTTAACTATTTAAGATACAAGTAAGATTACAGATATTTACTtcgttttgtttttgtttacttaagCTAGTACCAGtaatattataagattattttctatattaatttcaaataatatgaattcggttaataaattaaaactttttctcttATATTAACttagtaaatgatataaaaattatatttttatcttgtaataATATATTCAGTACTAACCTTGAAATGTTACTCGATTTTGGCTTTTCGATGATGTCAGTGGTCTGAAAGTTCTTGAAGATGATGATATTGACAGTTTGGAATCCTGTCTTCTGTTAGGACAACACATACTGTAGCAACTGGACTCGGGCTGAGCAGTATGCATGTAAGATGCTGAGAAAGGAACACTTCGAGAGCGTCGGCAATGCGTTGGAGATGTTGGAACTGACCAGTTGGGTCTCACACAGTACGAACTATTCCAAGTGTCCAATGAGGAAACGGAAGGTTTCATCGAGTGCCTCCTCCTTGTGTTCTCTgacatgtccataactgatggTGAAGGAATTGACATTAAGGAACCTTGGTAATACTCCCAACTGGGATGTCGATTATTGCAATCACAGGGGGACCAGGGAGGTCGGCCCAAATAGCCTGGAGAAAGCACGCTGTCTGCATTCTTCATATACGAGAAAGCTCGAGGATAATTTTTGCAAAGATTTGATGTACTAATAGCTTCATTGCATAAGTGATCAGCACTTCTGGATAATTCTGGGACCATGCTCGTAAAATTGATATCTGACAAGAGGACTCTTCTCGCTTCTTGAGTTTTCTCCGATAGTCTTAGTGACTGTTTCCTCGGAGCACAATGACTAACTGGAATAGCAAACTTTGATGGTAACGTTGTGAAGTTATGGGCGACTTTATGGTGGGCAAGAAAACTTTCGGATCTCCAGTGTGCTGGCAAAGCTGTAATATCAGTCTGTGCTTCTGATTcttgtttgtttgaatttttctcaGCAAGTATGGGACGAGTGCTTCTTGGGCTCCTTGCATTTTGAGAAAACTTTACAAGCAACGGTCTAGGAGAACTCTGACTTTGGTCTACTAACTGACTTTTACTTCCACTAACTGCTTCTCGGTGTATTATTGGTCTATAAGGAATGGCATTAGGCAAAGTGTTGCGTCTACAAACCTGAGGACTTTCATCTTCATCGATAACTCCACATTTGGAAATGTCTGTTTCGACAAAAACAGACTGTGTCCAAGTGTGTTTTAAAGTCGAATTGGAAACTACATCTCTTACATCTCTATCCTTTCCTCTTTTGACATGCCAAGCTTCACTTTCTGATATTGAAACTAAATCTTCATGCAGTCCACTCAATTCTTTATCATCAGTTGTAAATATGAGTTCAATGTCATCCAACTCTTCCGAGTCCTCCGACTCACCCTTGCTGATCTGCGGCGTCCCAGCTCCGTGTTGACTTGTAGCACTTGATATTGACTGATCTCCATCTTCTTGGACTGATTTTTCAACTTCTTCACCATTTTCTATAGAGGGCTGATCAACCAAACCATTATGTTCACCTGAACCGCACACTTTTGTGTCTCCTTCCACTTCTGTCTCTACATTATCTGTTGGATCCATGCACTTTTTCTTATTCTGATCTGTCATTGGTGGGACAGGAGACAAAGAGATTTCAATTCCTAAAGAGTTAACATTTTCAGAAGATAGAACTCGCTGTCGTAATACATGGTTTTCTAGGGATAGTTTCTCTATGGTTTTTTCGTAAACAGCAGGATCAACTTTCCCTTGAACTTGTTGCCTCAGAGAATGCAGTTCAGCTCGTGACTGTTCTAAAGCTGCTCTTAGTGACACAACAGTCTGGTGTAGAGCTCTGACAGTGTCTAAGCTTTGCCTTTCCGTGTACACCACTCCTCCAACTTGCCCTTGATTCCCCACTTCCATTTATCCAACGAAACACTCATTTCTTCCTAAAATACTCTCTTTGCAAAATTGACTTGTTGATTCTGTTGATATAAAAATCCAGCTAcctgaaacaaattaaaaacatattattgcaCAATATCACAAAAGCACTGAAGTGGTTAAAACgaattttcaaatatgtaaactattaaatattatatgtagttTTCACGTATATTTTCCTACTGAGCAGAGATTcaactttatttcaattatatgtgTTGGTTAATGTATATGTTTGTTtcagtttacaaacttttatacAATTATCTTTCACCTTTTCAATTTTTCCgtaggtttttattaataagtGAAGAATAATTGTGCAAATTTTCTCTTAATACAATGTTCACATcagtaatgtattaattaaaacactgttttatatttcACACATTAACGTAAGTATATTTTCCAACACATGGTCACCAATCAAAATTCTCACTGCTAgaacacataaattaaaacttcttcCTTTTACCAGCCAATATCAAGTAAGAATCAGAAAAACgtataaattaacaacattaaCATTATGTATGCaaacatatagattatttaaatttaatgattcattaattattttcaaaatgacttGTTGGTAAATGGAAAGACAAGAGCTGACGTTATTCTTGTCCTGTGTCTTGTTGAGGAGAGAGCTTCTATAGCTATTTCATCCTTGTATCTAAACGTTTTTCCGCGTATATGATAGAAAccaatatatgttattatttgggttacaatggttttaatttaattttcaatctattttaattaattgttgttttttagttagttttcaatttattctgATGCATACACATGTGCTTAGAATCATCCACAGAACCGAGGCTAGGGTGACGTAATTAACGAAATCCGACCGCAGCAATTTGCTGCGAACATCTGCCTTTTCAAATATGTATAGAATATAGTAAttctatacattttacaaaataaatattaaatatctcaaaagcCAATTGTGATAAATGTGACTTATGTCACAATCAACCTTCTTCAACCACATCTACTCATACGCAAAtcaatttattctataatatgtacCCCAGAAGGTACAAATAATAGTGTCACttctataaaactaaataatggtactaatactaatttaaatatataaatttaaaaaattataacattaatatattttaatgtactataataacttacatcttaataattttagattctattcttctttaaattaatttattggttttatacTAAAAgattactcaaaataataaatagataatttaattaaataatatttacctctttttaattttaaaatatctgtttgcCTTATTAGTTTTGTTAGTAGATTATGTAAATATCTCACACctttgtaatttgttttctttttataaaattcgaGATTGTGTTGatcaatatatcttttaaaacaaatattatatgtatatttatttacatataattttgtagtttttagtATAGAAACAAGAAattcttttacataaattttttattcaaatatatgtaaCCCACATACTATCAAAATTCTGagttcagaaaaaaaattaacagaatgtgtgtattttaattttttcataaatttctaaCAACAacctatttaaattgtttgttgtttttgttccACACATGCTTATTCCATAAGCTAAATATGAATGAACCAATgagaaatatattcatttatgtgtacctatttaaattactaatttttgctatttttcaCAGATCAAATAGACCAATAGAAATTTTACTACTAACGTGATTTTCATGTTTATCCCGGAAACTAAATTCTAATCAACTATAACTCCTAAAAACTGTGTGGTCTACTTCTTTAAGTCTGCCATCTAGAAAAATGTCATGGTTAAAATTTTATCTGGATTGTTTAgcagaaaaagaaatataattagatttgtctgatttaataaaagattccttctgttaaaaaaaaaccttaaccTAAGTAGGGTCTAAGTGACCAATAtttgatgaaatttcaatattgtcatgcttttaataaaaaaacaagacaTTTGAATCATCATCATACAGACACAAGGCATCATTTACTCCTCCATCACACCTGGCAACCTCCAATGTAGTATAAGAACAATAGATGTCCTAGGATAGACCCCTGAGGTACACCATGCAGCAGTATCTGAAGCTGTGATTTATGAGCCCtcgtataataacttttattgtaaataattgtttcttctatttctacacactgtttttttgtttgttaaatagaATTAAACCATGCCTGCTCCTTTCCACAGACGGCTAAGCTgttcaatttctttattaattttacatgacAGGCTCTATCAAATGGTCCggtaagatttttaaaaattccaactactttttctcttttatcaaTTGAATCTATAATGGACTGGATAAATTCTGTATTGGCAGATATTGTTCATTTTCTACGACAAAAATCATATTGTTTGTCTAACAGTTCATTATACTCAAGATGTTTAAAAAGTTAATCATAAacaactttttcaaatattttagaaaatacaccttttttaaagaaaagaatcaTTTTGCCAACTTTCAAAATACCAGAAAATATTCCagaaattaaagaagaattgattACATCAGGAAAAGGCTTTagaataaacttaatatattttttaaacagtatttcttGATATACTCGTATCATCATGCCTCATCATACCCCGtagaaaacttagttttaaataacaaaacaatttttaaactgatattaAACTCAGGTTTAAATCTAAAAGACGTCATTGCACAGGTCAAATGTTCACTATTGGTATAAACGGAGTTGAGCTGAGGTATGTTAGGTAACACTTGTAAGACAATGGCTGTAACAAATATCATTTAACAGTTTCCTATAATAacacgttgttataaattgtggtatttgaaataatagtttattaaaatttgtattggattgtatcaaatattaaattattttccaagttgtttttggTCTATTGTTAGAGTATAGAATTTTATCAtcgaaatatttttttgaatttctaTTCATGGAAAATtcctttttcttttcttttataattactttctaaTTTGTGTttcaggaaacaaaatttttttcttactatttcatattttatttatttgaatatcatTAGTACCTACTTTTGTTCTAAGAAATGATTTTTAATGGTTTTCActaattttagataaatgtatttcaaaatataactaaaaatactatgAAGTTAATATTTCATATCTACCAGCTTGATAAATATCCATCGATCCATGTCTCCCTTGCTACATCtcttaaaaagtgttttagtgttatttaaaatacatttcctaCACAGTTTTTgacattaattttacattttaactgtaaaaagtTTAGGAGCATAATGGTCTTATATCTGAGTTAtgatatctttatatatatatatatatatacatgaaatgaTGTTTGTTAGTCtcactaaaactcgagaacgATTGGAcagatttggctaattttggttttgaaatattaaatacaaattttttagaaaagaaGGTTTTAAACATgagaaatattggaaaagtttctcagaatatttaataattctgcaaaataattttattttatattgcaccAGTGATGAATAAACCATATAAtgcattgaaaattatatttaaacagtgtTCTAAAACACACATTGATGAACAAAGCTGTCAATGTGTTCCACATAAGGTTATGGAAACTGGTTGTCTCCCTTAACAATTTTACCGTAGTTAAAGGAAAAGCAAAGGGATAGCACACAGCTTCCCTTGATCAGAAGCAGAATACAAACGGCACAGTAGTTGcattttgactaaagtagtctttttaagcttacatatgcatatattttcttgatcagggtaaaaatcaatattacttatagcaCCAGAAACATCGCAGACCacaaataaacgtttttaaatctaagttggattccaaaaccatacagtatatgtgtttattttcgtggtcaatataataacataaacttaactgtggaaccataaataaattagagtggaagtgaatttaatctgTCGTATCTGACTCTTTTGGGCCTCAGAATTTTTTCAGTTGTGGTAAGTtgtgtattttctttattctgacaaaaaagcaaaatattactGTGGCTCTTGAAAATGCTTCatcaaaaagtaaattaaaagaaccaAAAGTAAATGCTTTTTAATCGAAGTTGATTTTATATCCTTCATCAGGGCACAAGTCTaaatcaactatggcacttgaTATAACTTtgatagaaaattaatctaaacagacAGAAGTTGATACTTTTTTACCACATTAGGTTTTTGAGACTTGTATATgtatattcatacaacaaaaccgaaaatagaaccaatcaaaattgtatttacgttTTAAATCTCTCAAccttggatactgaaataatatgtacctggaCGTCTACATATGCTTAAAACAATtgtagggctccatcatattacataattaatgctttcactaagaaagctatggtCTTTGATTGAGAAAATTACGTGTGAAGCCATGGGCTAatctgatatatttaattttgt comes from Homalodisca vitripennis isolate AUS2020 unplaced genomic scaffold, UT_GWSS_2.1 ScUCBcl_5670;HRSCAF=12509, whole genome shotgun sequence and encodes:
- the LOC124373472 gene encoding uncharacterized protein LOC124373472, with protein sequence MEVGNQGQVGGVVYTERQSLDTVRALHQTVVSLRAALEQSRAELHSLRQQVQGKVDPAVYEKTIEKLSLENHVLRQRVLSSENVNSLGIEISLSPVPPMTDQNKKKCMDPTDNVETEVEGDTKVCGSGEHNGLVDQPSIENGEEVEKSVQEDGDQSISSATSQHGAGTPQISKGESEDSEELDDIELIFTTDDKELSGLHEDLVSISESEAWHVKRGKDRDVRDVVSNSTLKHTWTQSVFVETDISKCGVIDEDESPQVCRRNTLPNAIPYRPIIHREAVSGSKSQLVDQSQSSPRPLLVKFSQNARSPRSTRPILAEKNSNKQESEAQTDITALPAHWRSESFLAHHKVAHNFTTLPSKFAIPVSHCAPRKQSLRLSEKTQEARRVLLSDINFTSMVPELSRSADHLCNEAISTSNLCKNYPRAFSYMKNADSVLSPGYLGRPPWSPCDCNNRHPSWEYYQGSLMSIPSPSVMDMSENTRRRHSMKPSVSSLDTWNSSYCVRPNWSVPTSPTHCRRSRSVPFSASYMHTAQPESSCYSMCCPNRRQDSKLSISSSSRTFRPLTSSKSQNRVTFQDTVVRRPGHSMPDLRISLEPDSGEDSTDSLIEESEEFLRRSIDSVVTGTDYTQTGRKRRSRRHSEPYPFKDFEPPKSSQPFIAKIPRDLKLNYWVKVITLEGRVVVGKVRYVGLLPGKGDESFVGVQLNRSDGNSDGSFGGRRFFDW